One Lycium barbarum isolate Lr01 chromosome 5, ASM1917538v2, whole genome shotgun sequence genomic window carries:
- the LOC132639564 gene encoding uncharacterized protein LOC132639564 — protein MKFSRCNNNETDYFVIHPELYPKEEDETAKDQGNTSKGIQSRKSIEQSTEGNVEKRENKNDVTASENSTGKKDEHKNQKEEQKNQQNRKKRYKSRGRSTEKQQADQREDHSKIEEPTCDKTPAKEKEGSNSKSQNSKKQDKEYAKPWVEASFGKQKANPEKQRGN, from the exons atgaaattttcgaggtgtaacaacaatgaAACTGATTATTTTGTCATTCACCCTGAACTGTATCCTAAAGAGGAGGATGAAACAGCAAAGGATCAGGGAAACACCTCCAAAGGGATTCAAAGTAGGAAGAGTATTGAACAAAGCACCGAAGGCAATGTGGAGAAGAGAGAAAACAAGAATGACGTTACAGCAAGTGAGAATAGCACTGGTAAAAAGGATGAGCACAAAAATCAAAAGGAGGAGCAGAAGAATCAGCAAAACAGGAAAAAAAGATACAAGAGTAG AGGAAGATCAACTGAGAAGCAGCAGGCTGACCAAAGAGAGGATCACTCAAAGATAGAAGAGCCAACATGTGATAAGACTCCAGCCAAGGAGAAAGAGGGTAGCAATAGCAAGTCTCAAAATTCAAAGAAACAGGATAAAGAGTATGCCAAACCATGGGTTGAAGCTTCTTTTGGCAAACAGAAAGCCAATCCTGAAAAACAAAGGGGCAACTAA